One Littorina saxatilis isolate snail1 linkage group LG1, US_GU_Lsax_2.0, whole genome shotgun sequence genomic window carries:
- the LOC138968438 gene encoding bifunctional peptidase and arginyl-hydroxylase JMJD5-like: MAEEDKAQPPEETHPSLGPLKDILPDSASKLLSHITDQSVLGDAFFSQLSTAAEQLFSKEYAQCIESCNVLLDKTWEKLNTGYWKDVNINWRYAYTLLSVLKALSQCALLSNSESNIDHASILKTCDMGLLMGAPVMDNILAKMSTKFQQSFGERRPSVADDGDNEEKSGSENRVPHKKSKADGEENQKSSENNSVDDTYKRSEENGGSDSVSTLSKEKEIPQCQCPSVEMFNAMFFDLQHPVVITGAIGYWPALTTSKWSLEYLKKIAGARTVPVEIGSRYTEEDWTQKLMTVNEFVEEFITNPKSETKGYLAQHNLFDQISELKDDISIPVYCCLGQEEEVDINAWFGPQGTVSPLHQDPKHNFLCQVMGEKYVRLYSPEFTEHVYPHPTKMLENTSQVDCEQPDLEKFPKFADAVYLECVLKPGDMLYIPPKHWHYVRSLSVSFSVSFWWQ; this comes from the exons ATGGCAGAGGAGGATAAAGCACAACCACCTGAAGAAACTCACCCTTCTCTTGGACCTCTCAAAGACATTCTGCCAGACTCTGCATCCAAACTTCTCAGTCACATCACAGATCAGTCTGTTCTGGGTGATGCCTTCTTCAGTCAGCTTTCCACTGCAGCTGAGCAGCTGTTTTCCAAAGAGTATGCTCAGTGTATTGAGTCGTGCAATGTTCTGTTGGACAAAACGTGGGAGAAACTGAACACAGGGTATTGGAAAGATGTGAACATTAACTGGCGCTATGCGTACACTCTGCTGTCAGTCCTAAAAGCCCTGAGTCAGTGTGCTTTGCTAAGCAACAGTGAAAGCAACATTGATCATGCATCTATACTGAAAACCTGTGACATGGGGCTGCTTATGGGGGCGCCTGTTATGGACAACATCCTCGCtaaaatgtccaccaagttCCAGCAGTCTTTTGGCGAAAGGCGCCCAAGTGTTGCAGACGATGGTGATAATGAAGAGAAAAGTGGGAGTGAGAATAGGGTACCACACAAGAAATCAAAAGCTGATGGTGaagaaaatcaaaaatcaagcgaaaacaattctgtggatGACACTTATAAACGCTCAGAAGAAAATGGAGGCAGTGACAGTGTATCAACTTTGTCGAAGGAAAAGGAGATCCCTCAGTGCCAATGTCCATCAGTGGAAATGTTCAACGCCATGTTCTTTGACCTTCAGCATCCTGTGGTCATCACTGGTGCTATTGGCTACTGGCCAGCACTGACCACAAGCAAGTGGTCCCTGGAATACCTGAAGAAAATTGCAGGTGCCAGAACGGTGCCTGTGGAGATCGGGTCACGATACACTGAAGAGGACTGGACACAGAAACTAATGACAGTCAATGAGTTCGTTGAGGAGTTCATTACTAATCCTAAGTCAGAAACCAAAGGCTACCTTGCTCAACACAACCTCTTTGATCAA ATTTCTGAGCTGAAAGACGACATCAGCATCCCGGTCTACTGCTGCCTGGGCCAAGAAGAGGAGGTGGACATCAACGCCTGGTTCGGACCCCAAGGCACAGTGTCCCCGCTTCACCAGGACCCCAAACACAACTTTCTCTGTCAGGTGATGGGGGAGAAATATGTACGTCTTTACTCCCCCGAATTCACAGAACACGtctacccccaccccaccaagaTGTTGGAAAACACGAGCCAGGTTGACTGCGAGCAGCCGGACCTGGAAAAGTTCCCCAAGTTTGCGGACGCTGTTTACCTGGAGTGTGTGCTGAAGCCAGGCGACATGCTGTACATTCCTCCCAAACACTGGCACTACGTCAGGTCGCTGTCTGTCAGCTTCTCTGTCAGTTTCTGGTGGCAGTGA